The nucleotide sequence CACTCAATTTTGGAAAAAGTTTCTTCGGTGAGTATTTTGATGAAACGTTGAATACGTATGGAATGGGATTTAATGTGGATTTTCCTTAAAGTATGAAGGATGAAGGATGAACGCAACACAAAAATTCAACTTTTTCTTCCTTCATCCTTCATACTTCTTCCTTCACGTTTATTCCCAACTCTTTCGCATTCCCTCGCAACGCATCAATCACCAATTGAATATGTTCATCGAGAGAAACACCAACTTCTTCCGCGCCTTTGTAGATATCATCACGATTCACTTGTCGCGCAAACGCTTTGTCTTTCATTTTCTTTTTCACGGAAGAAACTTCTAAATCATCAATTCTATTCGGACGAACCAACGCGCACGCAACGACAAATCCGCTTAACTCATCACACGCATATAATGCTTTCGCAAGCAAACTTTCCCTCGTTACATTTGTGTACGGCGCATGTCCCAAAATCGCAGTTCGTATTTCTTCCGAAACTCCTTTCTCTTTCAAGATTTCCGAACCTTTCCAGGGATGTCCTTCTTGCGTCGGAAACATTTCGTAATCAAAGTCGTGCAACAAACCGGTAATGCCGAACTTTTCTTCGTCATCATCAACTTTTTTCGCAAACGCTCGCATTGATGTTTCAACGGCGTACGCATGTTTCCGCAAACTATCGGTTTTTGTGTATTCGTGTAAAAGTTCTAATGCTTCGGTTCGTGTCATAAATATTTTTTTCCTATTAAATGTTTATTGAATAATCAATTATATTCTGTCCAAAATTCTGAACAATGGTTATTACAATTTCCGCAATAATTTTCATCGTCATCATTCTTATCGTTGCATATTTCGGTTTACGTTATGTAATGAATCAAGGAACAAAATCGTTGAGCGAAGTTGACTCAGAAAAATGTTCTCTCTGCAGAAAACAATTTCCAAAAAAAGAATTACTCGTCCGCGAAGTGTACGATGTAAAAGTATATTTCTTCTGCAAAAATTGTACTGAGAATTTATATAAAGAAAGCGTAACGAAATATTCTAAAACCTAACACCTCAACACCTAACACCTAAAGAGAAATAAATCTTCCGCGATATGAAATCTCTGCTTCTTTTTGTTCAACTCTCTCCTCTTCTTGTTGATGAAGCAAAACCGATGAACCGACAACAAGACTTCGCTTTCCGAACTTTTTATTAATAGTATCAATTGC is from Ignavibacteria bacterium and encodes:
- a CDS encoding HAD family hydrolase gives rise to the protein MTRTEALELLHEYTKTDSLRKHAYAVETSMRAFAKKVDDDEEKFGITGLLHDFDYEMFPTQEGHPWKGSEILKEKGVSEEIRTAILGHAPYTNVTRESLLAKALYACDELSGFVVACALVRPNRIDDLEVSSVKKKMKDKAFARQVNRDDIYKGAEEVGVSLDEHIQLVIDALRGNAKELGINVKEEV